From Strongyloides ratti genome assembly S_ratti_ED321, scaffold srae_scaffold0000001, one genomic window encodes:
- a CDS encoding Atrial natriuretic peptide receptor 1 yields the protein MSILKIIFFLKFGLIFALKTIHLGFLFPLNSISLFNLTSFNLSGGVVSLALEKIKEEQLLPNYEFIFSTKFDECINSKVSAKTYELIKNGVDVIFGPSCSKASTMAYFNVKFYNKVQIGWGIQSYSNIENTKKFPNLLNINPLITSTFIALFDFLKHFKWNRLSFISASNDIGRCSNILLSFKNFIQKSNSDMYITLTYITSNPPSKKDYEYFLNSIQDKSRIVLICFDSNIWRRQFYLTIFDMKLNINEYVFINIENMYSDFNTFNFNKNGKMYKFYEDTNIPNDGRDNDAKEIAQHSFFIDLEQTVFLNYSYMKQILKKIENYPFYCKTCNVDKYNSLSIFAPSLYNAIYMWSKILNTTLTIYGDKALDDPSLYRKHCKGTYKSIFSEFSQDDNCFNNANLFITGLNNDGTTTKYFQYLFSSSNTFSKYILISDYENKMFKKWNNYIPLTVPECGLNKDKCIKSFITNNKAWFIVICIICIIIIITIIIFFFIYYFYLFQKNNKKNFDTWKLNPNNMTRIDNENFKNEILGSFHSTSISINSNSCFRGKKETNKYFYGYYDGIPIVGRKHSIKFVYEKAIKNETKECFFLEHENVNRFIGMSLEPGHIYSIWKYCNRGSLFDIIESDNSILDTFFCNNMITDLLAGLIYIHNSSIKFHGTLTSKKCMISDHWQLKISDFNTKIVRCKDKVSTLDKLWMSPEMLKSEEYIGNTEGDIYSLGIIASEIFTKKHPWDYNNRKESLEELIYLIKKGGSNSIKPDIKIADGLIFNASAISLCKECWKENPQERPVLKNIITLHKQFSASKTKNLMDHVFSNLENYAQKLKNEVDERSKEIQEEQKKSDLLLKKMLPPQIADKLKLGISVPPEDFDNVTILFSDIVKFTNLSHKCSPFQVVNILNELFSQFDNIIENLDVYKVETIGDGYLCVSGLPNRNGNNHVVEIAKLSLGFMEICENFKILHLPNEKITLRIGCNTGPCTAGVVGLSMPRYCLFGDTVNTASRMESNGKPGRIHTTESFYCLLSTFGNFIMEHRGEIIIKGKGVMNTYWLNGMTGSSIRVIKLGFLFPLHSSVLYNISGFNLSAGAIPIAIDKIKKEQILPNFNFSFNVLFDECDPIKAIGETDIFVKNNIDIVFGPTCSISATKSSLHLTFYNKPTFTWGISANSAFKDTKRLPNLITINPLISPIIIALLDILKTFNWWNIALISTTNNLGRCSNIRKGIENEIQTDTSYLSVKVSYETNIPPNENEYDVFLDDVKKNARIIIGCFDSDYWRRKFLLKMFDHQMNNSEYVLINFENRNSNFMQYNFDKSGTRRLLTYEDVNIPNDGRDEDAYKIAKYTLFIDLVTSPDLELEFLKNVLNKVEGWPFYCKTCNTSSYMFPSIFAPYLHDSIYLWAKILNKTYNIYGEKALIDGSLYRKYCKGTYHGIVGTFTYDDNCFRTAEVELTGLSGKLNITSYIKYKFSSLLNFTKENLVSDLKTTLFKTWGNEIVPNIPKCGYLNNKCFINFIENNKVLFIIICVIISIIIIILLLITIHIFLIYRKRKKNESLQWKIPFSYLEKFEKNNSLNQSMVSFQSGVTSNSSHIIFKNKIESSKYIYAFYNNQPVVGEKHTSNNVNVKEIQKELNYILAFDHKNINKYYGMCIDIGKIISIWKYSERGSLFDFLQMDSSIIDTFFCNNMLTDLLEGLNYIHNSPINYHGFLSSKKCMISNHWQLKISNFDGKIVRVNDNISSIDKLWMSPEILRSEEYIGSVEGDIYSLGIIASELFTKSQPWNYCNRKESVDEIIYLVKKGGENIFRPEIHVAEGLDIFSTALDLCRECWRENKNERPKLKNIITLHKHFSISKAKNLMDHVFFTLEDCAQKLKNEVDERSKEIQEEQKKSDLLLKKMLPPQIADKLKLGISVPPEDFDNVTILFSDIVKFTNLSHKCSPFQVVNILNELFSQFDNIIENLDVYKVETIGDGYLCVSGLPNRNGNNHVVEIAKLSLGFMEICENFKILHLPNEKITLRIGCNTGPCTAGVVGLSMPRYCLFGDTVNTASRMESNGKPGRIHTTESFYCLLSTFGNFIMEHRGEIIIKGKGVMNTYWLNGKN from the exons atgagtattttaaaaataatattttttttaaaatttggtCTTATATTTGCTTTAAAAACAATTCACTTAGGATTTTTATTTCCATTGAATTCAAttagtttatttaatttgaCTAGTTTCAATTTGTCTGGTGGTGTTGTATCTCTTgctttagaaaaaataaaagaagaacAACTTCTTCCAAATTatgaatttatattttctacaAAATTTGATGAATGTATCAATTCAAAAGTTTCTGCTAAAACATATGAGCTTATAAAAAATGGTGTTGATGTAATTTTTGGTCCATCATGCAGTAAAGCATCAACTATGgcatattttaatgtaaaattttataataaagtacAAATTGGATGGGGGATTCAATCATATAGTAATATAGAAAATACTAAAAAGTTTCCAAATTTACTTAATATTAATCCTTTAATAACATCAACATTTATAgcattatttgattttttaaaacattttaaatggaatagattatcatttatttctGCATCAAATGATATTGGAAGAtgttcaaatattttattaagttttaaaaattttattcaaaaaagtAATTCAGATATGTATATAACTTTAACATATATAACATCAAATCCTCCatcaaaaaaagattatgaatattttttaaatagtattCAAGATAAGTCAAGAATTGTCTTAATTTGTTTTGATAGTAATATATGGAGAAGACAATTTTATCTTACAATATTTGAtatgaaattaaatattaatgagtatgtttttattaatattgaaaatatgtattcagattttaatacatttaattttaataaaaatggtaaaatgtataaattttatgaagATACTAACATTCCAAATGATGGAAGAGATAATGATGCTAAAGAAATTGCACAACatagtttttttattgatcTAGAACAAactgtatttttaaattatagttatatgaaacaaatattaaaaaaaatagaaaattatccattttattgtaaaacatgtaatgttgataaatataattcattatcaatttttgcACCAAGTTTGTATAATGCTATTTATATGTGGTCTAAAATATTGAATACTACTTTAACTATATATGGAGATAAAGCATTAGATGATCCTTCATTATATAGAAAACACTGTAAAGGAacatataaaagtatttttagtGAATTTTCACAAGAtgataattgttttaataatgctaatttatttattactggtttaaataatgatggaacaactacaaaatattttcaatatttattttcttcatcaaatacattttcaaaatatatattaatatctgattatgaaaataaaatgtttaaaaaatggaATAATTATATTCCTTTAACTGTTCCAGAATGTGGacttaataaagataaatgtattaaatcatttattacaaataataagGCATGGTTTATTGTAATTTGtattatatgtattattattattatcactataatcatattttttttcatatattatttttatttatttcaaaaaaataataaaaaaaattttgatacaTGGAAACTTAATCCTAATAACATGACAAGaattgataatgaaaattttaaaaatgaaattttaggTTCATTTCATTCAACATCAATTTCAATAAATAGTAATTCATGTTTTCGaggaaaaaaagaaacaaataagtatttttatGGTTATTACGATGGTATACCAATTGTTGGAAGAAAacattcaataaaatttgtttatgaaaaagcaataaaaaatgaaacaaaagaatgtttttttttggaacATGAAAATGTAAATAGATTTATTGGAATGTCCCTTGAACCAGGCCATATTTATTCAATATGGAAATATTGTAATAGAGGTAGTTTATTt gatATAATTGAAAGTGATAATTCTATTCttgatacttttttttgtaataatatgaTAACAGATTTATTGGCAggattaatttatatacataataGTTCAATCAAATTTCATGGTACATTAACATCAAAAAAATGCATGATAAGCGATCATTggcaattaaaaataagtgattttaatacaaaaattgttAGATGTAAAGATAAAGTTTCAACACTTGATAAACTTTGGATGTCACCTGAAATGTTAAAATCAGAAGAATATATTGGAAATACTGAAGGAGATATTTATAGTTTAGGTATAATTGCTTCtgaaatatttacaaaaaagcATCCATGGGATTATAATAATCGCAAAGAAAGTTTAGAAGAattgatttatttaataaaaaaaggtggttcaaattcaataaaacctgatataaaaattgcagacggattaatttttaatgcttCAGCAATATCATTATGTAAAGAATGTTGGAAAGAGAACCCACAAGAAAGACCagtactaaaaaatattataacattacataaacaattttctgcatcgaaaacaaaaaatttaatggaTCATGTATTTTCTAATCTTGAAAATTATgcacaaaaattaaaaaatgaagttGATGAAAGAAGTAAAGAAATTCAGgaagaacaaaaaaaatctgatcttttattaaaaaaaatgcttcCACCACAAATTgctgataaattaaaattaggTATATCTGTACCACCAGAAGATTTTGATAATGTAACAATACTTTTTTCtgatattgttaaatttaccAATTTATCACATAAATGTAGTCCTTTTCAAGTAGTAAATATACTTAATGAACTTTTTTCacaatttgataatattatagaaaatttagATGTTTATAAAGTTGAAACTATAGGTGATGGATATTTATGTGTATCTGGATTACCTAATCGTAATGGAAATAATCATGTTGTTGAAATTGCTAAACTATCATTAGGATTTATGGAAATAtgtgaaaattttaaaattttacatttaccaaatgaaaaaataactttaagaATTGGTTGTAATACAGGTCCATGTACTGCTGGAGTAGTAGGATTATCTATGCCACGTTATTGTTTGTTTGGTGATACAGTTAATACTGCTTCCAGAATGGAAAGTAATGGTAAACCAGGAAGAATACATACAACAGAATCTTTTTATTGTCTATTATCAACTTTCGGTAATTTTATAATGGAACATAGAGgtgaaattattataaaaggaAAAGGTGTAATGAATACATATTGGTTAAATGGAATGACTG gATCCAGTATACGTGTTATAAAATTGGGTTTTTTATTCCCTTTGCATTCATCAgtattatataacatttcTGGATTCAATCTTTCAGCTGGTGCTATACCAATTgctattgataaaataaaaaaagaacaaattttaccaaattttaatttttcatttaatgttttatttgaCGAATGTGATCCAATAAAAGCTATTGGAGAAACtgatatatttgttaaaaataatatagataTTGTTTTTGGTCCAACATGTAGTATTTCTGCAACAAAATCTAGCCTTCAtctaacattttataataaaccTACATTTACCTGGGGAATATCTGCAAATAGTGCATTTAAAGATACTAAACGTCTACctaatttaataacaataaatccACTTATTTCTCCAATAATTATAGCACTTCTAGATAttcttaaaacatttaattggTGGAATATTGCATTAATATcaacaacaaataatttagGTAGATGTTCTAATATTAGAAAAGGAATAGAAAATGAAATTCAAACTGATACATCATATTTATCAGTTAAAGTTTCTTATGAAACAAATATCCCTCCAAATGAAAATGAATATGATGTATTTTTAGatgatgttaaaaaaaatgctcGTATTATAATTGGCTGTTTTGATAGTGATTATTGGAGAAGgaaatttttacttaaaatgtTTGATCATCAGATGAATAATAGTgaatatgttttaataaattttgaaaatagaaattcaaattttatgcaatataattttgataaaagtgGCACAAGAAGATTATTAACTTATGAAGATGTTAATATTCCTAATGATGGAAGAGATGAAGATGCTTATAAAATTGctaaatatactttatttatagatTTAGTTACCTCACCAGATTTAGAACTtgaatttcttaaaaatgtTCTTAATAAAGTAGAAGGATGGcctttttattgtaaaacaTGTAATACATCATCATATATGTTTCCATCTATATTTGCACCTTATCTTCATgatagtatatatttatgggcaaaaatattaaataaaacttataatatttatggtGAAAAAGCATTAATAGATGGATctttatatagaaaatattgtaaaGGTACATATCATGGAATTGTTGGAACATTTACTTATGATGATAATTGTTTTCGAACTGCAGAAGTTGAATTAACTGGATTAAGTGGTAAACTTAATATTAcatcatatataaaatataaattttcaagtttattaaattttactaaaGAAAATCTTGTAAGTGATTTAAAGACAACACTCTTTAAAACATGGGGAAATGAAATTGTACCTAACATTCCAAAATGtggatatttaaataataaatgttttataaattttattgaaaataacaaagttttatttataataatttgtgtaattatatctattataattataattttacttttaataactattcatatttttttaatatatagaaaacgtaaaaaaaatgaatcatTACAATGGAAAATACCATTTagttatttagaaaaatttgaaaaaaataatagtttaaatCAAAGTATGGTTTCATTTCAATCAGGAGTAACATCTAATAGTAgtcatataatatttaaaaacaaaatagaatcatctaaatatatatatgcattttataataatcaacCTGTTGTTGGAGAAAAACATACATCCAATAATGTCAATGTAAAAGAAAtacaaaaagaattaaattatattttagcatttgatcataaaaatataaataaatattatggaATGTGTATAGATATTGGGAAAATAATATCTATATGGAAATATTCTGAAAGAGGAAGTTTATTT gATTTTTTACAAATGGATAGTTCTATAAttgatacatttttttgtaataatatgtTAACTGATTTATTAGAAGgattaaattatatacataatagtccaataaattatcatggatttttatcatcaaaaaaatgtatgaTAAGTAATCATTggcaattaaaaatatctaattTTGATGGTAAAATTGTAAGAGTTAATGACAATATATCATCTATTGATAAACTTTGGATGTCACCTGAAATATTAAGATCAGAAGAATATATTGGAAGTGTTGAGGGAGATATTTATAGTTTAGGTATAATTGCATCAGAACTTTTTACTAAATCACAACCATGGAATTATTGTAATCGTAAAGAAAGTGTTgatgaaattatttatcttgTTAAAAAAGGTggtgaaaatatttttagaccAGAAATACATGTAGCAGAAGGAttagatatattttcaaCAGCATTAGATTTATGTCGAGAATGTTGGAGAGAAAATAAGAATGAACGGCCTAAacttaaaaacattataacATTACATAAACATTTTTCGATATCAAAagcaaaaaatttaatggaTCATGTCTTTTTTACCTTAGAAGATTGTgcacaaaaattaaaaaatgaagttGATGAAAGAAGTAAAGAAATTCAAgaagaacaaaaaaaatctgatcttttattaaaaaaaatgcttcCACCACAAATTgctgataaattaaaattaggTATATCTGTACCACCAGAAGATTTTGATAATGTAACAATACTTTTTTCtgatattgttaaatttactAATTTATCACATAAATGTAGTCCTTTTCAAGTAGTAAATATACTTAATGAACTTTTTTCacaatttgataatattatagaaaatttagATGTTTATAAAGTTGAAACTATAGGTGATGGATATTTATGTGTATCTGGATTACCTAATCGTAATGGAAATAATCATGTTGTTGAAATTGCTAAACTATCATTAGGATTTATGGAAATAtgtgaaaattttaaaattttacatttaccaaatgaaaaaataactttaagaATTGGTTGTAATACAGGTCCATGTACTGCTGGAGTAGTAGGATTATCTATGCCACGTTATTGTTTGTTTGGTGATACAGTTAATACTGCTTCCAGAATGGAAAGTAATGGTAAACCAGGAAGAATACATACAACAGAATCTTTTTATTGTCTATTATCAACTTTCGGTAATTTTATAATGGAACATAGAGgtgaaattattataaaaggaAAAGGTGTAATGAATACATATTGGTTAAATGGAAAAAACTAG
- a CDS encoding Zinc transporter ZIP2 — MIGLITTLFLITVIAGSIAAYISKKSLDRNTKSTKSIKKSAKLLSLLSCFGGGVFFAVCLLDIFPHIDEKYENLIKKTNYNIKFPITKILIAFGFFLVYFIEELTIKVVGIHNHSHITNKNDTKENDENGTFINNISMDLITSNITTKGSIRNLSISSETIIFKNNNSLVKTIIFAVIMSLHSIFEGIALGVKDTSNVLEY; from the exons ATGATAGGATTAATTAcaacattatttttgataacagTAATAGCTGGTTCAATTGCTGcatatatatcaaaaaaaagtcTTGATAGAAATACCAAATCAACAAAATCAATCAAAAAAAGTGCCAAATTACTATCATTATTATCTTGTTTTGGTGGAGGAGTTTTTTTTGCTGTCTGTTTACTTGATATATTTCCACATATAGA TGAAAAgtatgaaaatttaattaaaaaaacaaattacaACATAAAGTTTcctataacaaaaatattaattgcTTTTGGTTTCTTTcttgtatattttattgaagaATTAACAATTAAAGTAGTTGGTATACATAATCATTCAcatattacaaataaaaatgatactaaagaaaatgatgaaaatggtacttttattaataatatatcaatgGATTTAATTACATCAAATATTACTACTAAAGGATCAATAcgtaatttatcaatatcaagtgaaacaattatttttaaaaataataattctcttgtaaaaacaattatttttgcTGTTATTATGAGTTTACATTCAATTTTTGAAGGTATTGCATTAGGAGTTAAAGATACTTCAAATG TGTTGGAATATTGA
- a CDS encoding Photosystem I BtpA, assembly family and Ribulose-phosphate binding barrel domain and Aldolase-type TIM barrel domain-containing protein yields the protein MNSLCAKFIQIFNNSTRPLIFGMIHIPSLPGTPANTSLPKEIINFVSQEVQIYKKCNVDGIILENMNDIPYLHSSKIGPEIVAMMTACAAETLNVLSDDRKNFLLGIQVLAGGNKEAISIAHSTGFDFIRAESFVYSHVADEGIMNSCAGELLRFRKHIGANDVAIITDIKKKHCSHAITSDLTVGDIAEGADFFRADGVILTGTSTGKETNVTDIDLVKKSCKLPLFIGSGITIDNMKNYRKADGFIVGSHFKVNGNWRNKLCEDKISKFVNMAKQLTK from the exons ATGAATTCTCTTTGTgcaaaatttatacaaatttttaataatagtacACGACCTTTGATATTTGGAATGATACATATTCCATCACTTCCTGGGACTCCAGCTAATACTTCTCTCCCAAAGGAAATCATAAATTTCGTATCCCAGGAAgtacaaatttataaaaagtgtAATGTG gaTGGAATTATTCTTGAAAATATGAATGATATTCCATATCTTCACTCTTCAAAAATTGGTCCTGAAATTGTTGCAATGATGACAGCATGTGCTGCAGAAACACTTAATGTTCTTTCAGatgatagaaaaaattttttattaggTATTCAAGTATTAGCAGGTGGAAACAAAGAAGCAATTTCAATTGCTCATTCTACAGGATTTGACTTTATTAGAGCAGAAAGTTTTGTTTACAGTCATGTTGCTGATGAAGGAATAATGAATTCTTGTGCTGGAGAATTATTACGCTTTAGAAAACATATTGGAGCTAATGATGTTGCAATAATTactgatattaaaaaaaaacattg ttCTCATGCAATAACATCAGATTTAACTGTTGGTGATATTGCTGAAGGTGCTGATTTTTTCAGAGCTGATGGTGTTATTTTAACAGGCACTTCAACAGGAAAAGAAACTAATGTAACAGACATtgatttagtaaaaaaatcatGTAAACTTCCGTTATTTATTGGTAGTGGTATTACTATagataatatgaaaaattatagaaaagCAGATGGATTTATTGTTGGTTCtcattttaaagttaatggTAATTGgagaaataaattatgtgaagacaaaattagtaaatttgtaaatatgGCTAAACAACTaacaaaatga
- a CDS encoding Cation efflux protein family and Cation efflux protein transmembrane domain and Cation efflux protein cytoplasmic domain-containing protein has protein sequence MQREILYAFKKDLQNSIHITHVKKIKCEDLDAISKKKFDNYISKFSLSINVTRLFLNLIASIVSGSYSVISTLVDASLDLTTGGIIYLSNVAITNTNNWFYPRGRQRLEILSGIICAVIMGIANCMMILNSFQAILTNTIHINVDKTTVGIMLFGILSKFLLWIVCKTHDTPTSRVLTLDLQNDVFTNVVALCGAYFGTRYWSLADPIGAIIVCSWIVSSWISTFNEQIPLLVGGQIEQQHYNRIINLCINHDERIKCLDHLMVYHIGSKVQIELHIVMDENLPLKVTHDITEGLTHKLSNLDFVERVFIHCDYKVDGD, from the exons atgcAAAGAGAAATTCTTTATGCTTTTAAGAAAGATCTCCAAAATTCAATTCATATAACTCatgttaaaaagataaaatgtGAAGATTTAGATgctatttctaaaaaaaaatttgataattatatttctaaattttcaTTGTCAATTAATGTTACtcgattatttttaaatttgatagCTTCAATAGTATCTGGAAGTTATTCAGTAATAAG tACATTAGTTGATGCTTCATTAGATTTAACAACTGGTggaattatatatttatcaaatgttGCAATAacaaatacaaataattgGTTTTATCCAAGAGGAAGACAAAGATTAGAAATTCTAAGTGGTATAATATGTGCTGTAATAATGGGTATTGCTAATTGTATGATGATATTAAATTCTTTTCAAGCTATTTTGACAAATACCATACATATAAATGTTGATAAGACTACTGTAGGGATTATGTTGTTTGGAatcttatcaaaatttttattatggaTTGTTTGTAAAACACATGATACACCAACATCAAGAGTATTGACACTTGATCTTCAAAATGATGTATTTACGAATGTTGTAGCATTATGTGGTGCATATTTTGGAACAAGATATTGGTCATTAGCTGATCCTATAGGAGCAATAATTGTTTGTTCATGGATTGTTTCATCATGGATTTCAACTTTTAATGAACAAATTCCTCTTTTAGTTGGTGGACAAATTGAACAACAACATTATAatagaataataaatttatgtatTAATCATGATGAAAGAATTAAATGTTTAGATCATTTAATGGTATATCATATTGGTTCAAAAGTTCAAATAGAATTACATATTGTTATGGATGAAAATTTACCATTAAAAGTAACACATGATATAACAGAAGGATTAACtcataaattatcaaatttagATTTTGTTGAAAGAGTTTTTATCCATTGTGATTATAAAGTAGATGgtgattaa
- a CDS encoding 7TM GPCR, serpentine receptor class v (Srv) family-containing protein, with product MNYEISSTGTIRLSYNNKTTAITSIVDGISCISVGIICSIIYIYIVIVTIKLWKEQKLFHTSNYKNSQDNETTRVHIKLTLISAISFTTLLLNSICQTLTFYAQNNQNKYLIMKLNDISYPILDILYCLGPYIILITTKDLRTEIKYIIKNYTKFASIVKINKASIITKVSKITNVTK from the exons atgaattatGAAATATCATCTACCGGCACAATTCgtttatcatataataacaaaactACAGCTATTACATCTATTGTTGATGGAATATCATGTATTTCAGTAGGAATTATATGttctattatatatatttatattgtaatagttacaattaaattatgGAAAGaacaaaaactttttcatACATCAAATTATAAGAATAGTCAAGATAATGAAACAACAAGAGTACATATTAAATTAACACTCATTTCAGCGATTTCATTtacaacattattattaaattcaaTATGCCAaacattaacattttatgCACAAAATAaccaaaataaatatttaattatgaaattaaatgatatatc atatccaattcttgatattttatattgtttaggtccttatattattttaataacaacaAAAGATTTAAGAacagaaataaaatatattatcaaaaattatacaaaatttgCTTCAATTgtcaaaattaataaagCTTCAATTATCACAAAAGTTTCAAAAATTACTAATGTTACCAAATAA
- a CDS encoding 7TM GPCR, serpentine receptor class d (Srd) family-containing protein has product MEFNKTEYFTILYWIRRLLLYSDYIFSFLGTTLNLLLLYLLIRIKNIEFLKYRRILFHTTISDIIFSPTIAYSVLAMEPGRNYIFAWPSGAINYLPESVAIYFLMFHINTFFFIISNNIIIFFYRYLRIVKGYSMNGFQYGISTLIIIIWNIIGFKFWVEAFTNISPGDYHLAKNELPKEFFYDGNGNEMRVFIAKPLEFSGLLCVLHVLITLIFVLITVCFTYLAVLKTLEVKKSSMSKKSKLLHRQLNISMLLHTGVSLFSVFLPIFLLLGCIIFHKKLYGIGHLFFYIFEYIPTFNALISIYFVTYCKKEFLKLIGRYKSKSNSKSMEPFESTESKYS; this is encoded by the exons atggagtttaataaaacagaatattttacaattctTTATTGGATTAGAagattacttttatatagtgattatatattttcatttcttGGAACCACGTTAAATCttcttttactttatttattaataagaattaaaaatattgaatttttaaaatatcgaAGAATACTTTTTCATACAACAATATctgatataatatttagtCCAACGATAGCATATTCAGTTTTAGCAATGGAACCAGGAAGAAACTATATTTTTGCTTGGCCATCGGGAGCGATTAATTATTTACCAGAGTCAGTAGCAATTTATTTCCTAATGTTTcatataaatacatttttttttattatttctaacaatattataatatttttttatagatatttaaGAATTGTTAA aggTTATTCAATGAATGGTTTTCAATATGGAATATCaacattaattattattatttggaATATTATAGGATTTAAGTTTTGGGTTGAAGCATTTACTAATATTTCACCTGGTGATTATCATTTAGCAAAAAATGAACTTccaaaagaatttttttatgatggTAATGGAAATGAAATGAGAGTATTTATAGCAAAACCATTAGAATTTTCTGGATTATTATGTGTACTACATgttttaattactttaatatttgttcTTATTACTGTATGTTTCACTTATTTAGCTGTTCTAAAGACACTTGAAGTAAAAAAATCATCAATGtcaaaaaaatcaaaattactTCATCgacaattaaatatatcaatgtTACTTCATACAGGAGTTTCATTATTTTCTGTTTTTTTAccaatatttttgttattaggatgtatcatttttcataaaaagcTTTATGGAATAggacatttatttttttatatttttgaatatattcCAACCTTTAATGCATTgataagtatatattttgtaacatattgtaaaaaagaatttttaaaattaattggtAGATATAAATCAAAAAGCAATAGTAAAAGTATGGAACCATTTGAAAGTACTGaatcaaaatattcttaa
- a CDS encoding Zinc transporter ZIP2, translating into MTPLGGGIGIILQNISMNEETRMTILLFLECLAGGTFIYVTFIEIISIEKENEHNNLHQLLFIVLGFSTITLAQTFFHSD; encoded by the coding sequence ATGACACCTTTAGGAGGTGGTATAggaattattttacaaaatatatctatGAATGAAGAAACAAGAAtgacaatattattatttttagaatgtTTAGCTGGTGgaacatttatttatgttacttttattgaaataatttctatagaaaaagaaaatgaacataataatttacatcaattattatttattgttctTGGATTTTCAACAATTACTCTTGCtcaaactttttttcattctgattaa